Part of the Paracoccus sp. S3-43 genome, ACGGTGGAAAACGCCGCCGGACAGCGCGACGTGCGCTTCATCGAGACGGTGCGGCCCAACGGCAAGGTCTTCGTCTATCGCAACGAGGATACCGGCTGGATCTGGCCGCCCTATTTCAAATACGACAGCGCCAATCTGCATGCCGAGGCGACGAACCTGCGGTCGGGCCGCGACAACCCGCAATGGGTCAGCGTCACCGCCTATGGCTGGCGGCTGCCCTGGCTGTCGGCCTATCCCAATGCGATCAGCGTCGACACGCTGGCCGATCCCGGCGAACGCCCGCGCAACTGGGCGGCGTCCATCGTCTGCGTGGTCTTGCTGATGTTGCTGGCGCTGCTGTGGCGGATGTGGGCGCAGTTCCAGGAACGCGGCCTCTCTTGGCGGAGGAAGCCGTGACCCGCAATCCCGGCACCGATCTGCGCCTGGACGGGTTTTCGGACATCCGCATCAACACCCCCGCCGTCGAACGCCGCGCCGCGACCCTGCCCGCGCGGCGCAGCCTGAAGAAGGACCATCAGGCGGCCTGGCTGCTGAACGCGGTGCGCTGCATCGACCTGACGACGCTGGCGGGCGACGACACCCATGACCGGGTGGCGCGGCTTTGCGCCAAGGCGATGCGGCCTGTGGCGCCCGATCTGCTGGAGGCGATGGGGGTTTCCGGCCTGACCACCGGCGCGGTCTGCGTCTATCCGACGATGGTCGGCGCGGCCAAGCGCGCGCTTGGCAATTCCGGCCTGCCCGTCGCCAGCGTGGCGACCGGCTTTCCGGCCGGGCTGATGCCGCTGAACCTGCGGCTGGCCGAGATCCTCTATGCCGTCGATCAGGGCGCGGACGAGATCGACATCGTCATCACCCGCGCCCATGTGCTGCGCGGCGACTGGGCGGCGCTGTATGACGAAATCCGGGCCATGCGCGAGGCCTGCGGCGATGCGAAGATGAAGGCGATCCTGGCGACGGGCGACCTGAAATCTCTGGAAAACGTCGCCCGCGCCAGCCATGTGGCGATGCAGGCCGGGGCGGACTGGATCAAGACCTCGACCGGGAAGGAGGGCGTGAATGCCACCCTGCCCGTGTCGCTGGTGATGTGCCGGGCGATCCGCGACTATCGCTGTCAGACCGGCCATGTGGTCGGCTTCAAGCCCGCCGGAGGGCTGCGGACGGCCAGGGACGCGCTGAACTGGCAGGTGCTGATGGCAGAGGAGCTGGGCCGCGACTGGCTGCGCCCGGATCTGTTCCGTATCGGCGCGTCCAGCCTGCTGGGCGATATCGAGCGCCAGATCAGCCACCATGTGACGGGCCGCTATGCCGCCAGTTACCGCCAAGCCATTGCCTGAGGACCGCATGACCAGCGTGAGCGAGTTGATGGAAACACTGGAATACGGCCCCTCGGTCGAGGACAGCGGGGCAGTGCGCGACTGGCTGGCCCGGCGCGGCGCCTTCGGCCATTTCATCGGCGGGGCCTTCACCGACCCCGGCACGCTGTTCGACAGCCGCGATCCGGCGACGGGCGAGGTTCTGGCGCAGGTGACGCAGGGCACGGGCGATGACGTGGCGGCGGCGGTCGCGGCGGCGCGCGCGGCGCAGCCGGGTTGGGCGGCGCTGACGGGGACCGGGCGGGCGCGGTATCTCTATGCCCTGGCGCGCCATGTGCAGAAACGCGAACGCTTCCTGTCGGTGCTGGAGACGCTGGACAACGGCAAGCCCATTCGCGAATCGCGCGACATCGACATGCCGCTGGTGGCGCGGCATTTTTATCATCACGCCGGCTGGGCGGAACTGCGCGACACTGCCTTTCCGGGCCATGCGCCGCTGGGTGTCTGCGGCCAGATCATCCCCTGGAACTTTCCGCTGCTGATGCTGGCCTGGAAGATCGCCCCCGCGCTTGCGGCGGGGAACACGGTCGTCCTGAAGCCCGCCGAATACACCCCGCTGACCGCGCTTGCCTTCGCCGAAATCTGCCAAGAGATCGGCCTGCCCGCAGGCGTCGTGAATATCGTCACCGGCGATGGAGAGACCGGCGCGGCGCTTGTGGCCGCTGACGTGGACAAGATCGCCTTCACCGGATCCACCGAGGTGGGGCGCGCCATTGCCGGGCAGTTGGCGGGCACGGCCAAGCGGCTGACGCTGGAACTGGGCGGCAAGTCGCCCTTCGTGGTCATGCCCGATGCCGATCTGGACGCGGCTGTCGAGGGCGTGGTGGAGTCGATCTGGTTCAATCAGGGCCAGGTCTGCTGCGCCGGATCGCGCATCCTGGTGGCCGAGGCGGTGGCGGACCGATTCGAGACGCTGCTGGCGACCCGCATGGCGCGGCTGCGCGTCGGCCCGCCGCTGGACAAGTCCACCGATGTCGGCGCCATCGTCGATCCCGCCCAGAAGGACCGGATCCTGTCGATCTGCAAGGCCGCCACCGATGCCGGGGCGGACCTGGTCGGCGGCGCGGCGCAGGACGGCTGCTTCATCGCGCCGGGCTATCTGAGGAACATCGCCCCCGCCAATCCGGGCTTCGAGCAGGAAATCTTCGGCCCCATCGCCACCCTGTCGACCTTCCGCACGGCGGATGAGGCGGTCGACCTGGCGAACAACACCCGCTATGGGCTGGCCGCCTCGGTCTGGTCGGAAAGTGCTGCGGTGGCGACCGATCTGGCCGCGCGGATCAAGGCGGGCGTGATCTGGATCAACTGCGCCAACCTGTTCGACGCCGCCGCCCCCTTCGGCGGCTATCGCGAAAGCGGCTTCGGCCGCGAAGGCGGGCGCATGGGAATGCTGGATTATCTGACGGAACCGGCGGTCGATTCCGCGCCGGAACCCGCCCCCACCGTGCCGGTCGCCGCGACCACAGGTCAGCCGGGGCCGGAGGGTCTGGACCGCACCGCCAAGCTGTATATCGGCGGCGCGCAGAAGCGGCCCGATGGCGGTGCCAGCTATGCGGTGCCGGGCGGGCTCGCGCCGCTGGGCAGCCGCAAGGACATCCGCAACGCGGTCGAGGCGGCGGCCAAGGCCGGGAGATGGACCGCGATGGGCGGCCATGCCCGCGCGCAGGTGCTGTATTACATCGCGGAAAATCTTTCCGCCCGCACCGAGGAATTCGCCCGCCGCACCAGTCAGGCCGAGGTGCAGGCCGCCATCGCCCGCGCCTTCCATTACGCCGCCTGGGCGGACAAGTTCGATGGCGCCAATGTCCAGGCCCGGCCCGGCCATCTGCTGAACGTGGTGAACGAAGTCTTCGGCGTGATGGGCATCAGTTGCCCGAACGCGCAGCCGCTGGCCGCGTTCATGTCGCTGGTGATGCCCGCCATCGCCTTGGGCAACCGCGTGGTCGCGATTGCCGCGCAGGACGATCCGCTGCCGGTGCTGGATCTTTATCAGGTCTTCGGCACCTCGGACCTGCCGGGCGGCGTGGTGAATATCGTCACCGGCCCGCGCGACGACCTGGCCAGAACCCTGGCCGCGCATGATGAGGTCGCGGCGATGTGGATGATCGGCGGCGATCTGACGACGGTGGAGAAGGCGGCGGGCGGCAACCTGAAGCCGGTCTGGTCGCCCGCCCATCGCGACTGGTGCGGCCCGCGGGCGCAGAGCGAAACCTTCCTGCGTCACGCCAGGCAGACCAAGACGATCTGGCTGCCCTATGGCGCCTTGCCGCAGGGGACGGGCAGCCCGGCCTATTGACCGGCAACGGGGGCTGTCTGCCCCCCCACGCGCAAGGCGCGTCGGGGGGGCGAAGCGCCCCCGGCGGCGGCGGTCTCTCCTAAGCCCGCAGCCCCGCGAAGGTCATCGGGTCCAGCGATGCCTGGGCAAAGGTCGGCCCGCTGACCATCAGGCTGACCGCATCATGCGAATGCAGCGATTCCTGGTGGCTGGCCACCACCCGGAAATCGCCGAATCGCGGATCGGCCAGCAGTTGCTGGGCAAAGGCGCGCACCGCATCCTCGACAAAGATCGGGTTCGCGGCGTTGAGTTCCGCAAAGGCCTGCTCGTCCTCTCGCTTGACCATCACCTGGGTTTCCGTGGGCACCGCGCGGCGGCACAGGTCCACCACATCCTCGAACCAGATCTTTTCCGGGCCCAGCATCACCACCGAGATCCGCGCGATGGACCGCTGCGAATGCGGCGTCGCCAGCCGCGACCGGGTTTCGCGCGCATGTTCGGACAATTCCAGCGAACAGGGGCAGGTCGAGGAATAGACGTAATCGAAATGCATGATCCGCAGCCGCTGGCCGTGGAAATCCAGCACCTCCATCGCGATGTCGTAATATTGCCAGCCCGACAGGCCCGAGCGCAGCGAATCGACCCGGATCGGATAGGAGAACCGCATCTGGATGCGCGCGTCATAGGCGTCCAGATCGGCCTGGTAATCGTCCAGCGCGGCCTCCAGCACCTTGAGGCTGAAGGCATGTTCGGAATGGGCATAGAAGGACCGCATGATCCGCGACATGTTGATGCCCTTGCGGTCGGCCTCAAGGCTGACGGTGCCGGTCACGCTGGTTTCCAGCGTCAACTCGCCGCCCTCGCCATGGGAATCGGGGCGGGTCTGGTAACGGATCGGCAGGCGGAAATTGGAAATGCCGACATGCTGGATCGGCGCGCGGGCGCCCACGATCAGGCTGGCGGGGCCGTTTTGCAGGTCGGGCAGACCGGCCTTGTAGGCGTCATCGACCCGGAAATCGGCGTCATAGCTGCGCGCCAGGGCCGGATAGGCGGGGATCAAGGGGCGGGCTTCGGTCATGCGGGTATCCTCGCGGCGCGGTCGCCGACAATATGGGGGCAGGGGGCCGAAATCCAAAGGGCGAATCCGTCGGGACGGGCCGCGTGCGCGACCGTTCCCCTTACCCCTCCAGGGCGCGGCGCAGATCGGCGATCAGATCGTCGGCATGTTCCAACCCCACGGACAGGCGCAGCAGGCCGGGCGTGATGCCCAGATGGGCGCGATCCTCGTCCGACAGGCGCTGATGAGTGGTCGTCGCCGGATGGGTGACGATGGACTTGGCGTCGCCCAGATTGTTGGAAATGCTGATGATCCCCAGCCGGTTCAGGGCGGCGAAGGCGGCCTCCTTGCCGCCGGCCACCTCGATGGCGATCATGGTGCCGCCGGCGCCCATCTGGCGCATCGCCAGATCATGCTGGGGATGATCGGCCAGGCCCGGATAGATGACGCGCGTCAGGGCCGGATGGCCTTGCAGCGCCTGCGCGATCTTCTGCGCGCTGTCGGCCTGGGCGCGCACGCGCAGGTCCATGGTTGTCAGGCCGTTCAGCATGATCCAGCTGTGGAACGGGCTGATCGCGCCGCCGGTATGCTTCAGGTAAGGCTCGGCGACTTCGCGCACGAACTGGCGGGTGCCGCAGATCACGCCCGCAAGCGCCCGCCCGCCGCCGTCGATATGCTTGGTCGCGGAATAGACGACCACATCCGCCCCCAGTTCGGCGGCGCGGGAAAAGACCGGGGTCGCAAAGACGTTGTCGGCCACGACCACGGCGCCCACCGCATGGGCAAGATCGGCGACGCCCTGAATGTCGATCACCTCCAGCGTCGGGTTCGACATGGTTTCGAAGAACGCCGCGCGGGTGCCGGGGCGCAGGGCGGCCTTCCACTGGTCCAGGTCGGTGCCGTCGACATAGCTGACCTCGACCCCGAATTTCTTCAGCAGGTCCAGCACATACAGGCAAGATCCGAACAGCGCCCGAGAGGCCACGACATGATCGCCGGGCTTCACCATCGAAAACAGCGCGCCGTTGACGGCGGCCATGCCGCTGGCGGTGGCGAAGGCGTCCTCGGTCCCTTCCAGCGCGGCGATGCGATCCTCGAACATGCGGCTGGTGGGGTTGCCATAACGGGCATAGATGAATTCGTCCGGGCCGGCGCCCTTGAAGCGTTCCTCGGCCTGTTCGGCGCTGTCATAGACGAAGCCCTGGGTCAGAAAGATCGCCTCGGCCATCTCGCCATACTGGCTGCGGCGGATGCCGTGGTGAACGGCCTGCGTGCGCGGGTGAGGTGCCTTGGAGGAACGGTCGTCCATGAGATGCCCCTGTGCTGTCGCCAGCGGGTTAGCGCCCCCGACCCTGAGGCGCAAGGGCCAAGCCCGAAAGGACCGGCTCGCCCACCCGCCACAGATGCACAGGCGCAATTGTCCTTTTAGTCAGACATATTTGCAGTAAGTGCAATTTTCCTGAAAAAGCAAAGGAGTAACAAGGACGCCATACCAATTGACCAAATGGACAGGTTGAGCGGCGGGTGACCCGCAAGTAAGTTGATCGGGCAGTCAACGATTGGACTGCCGAGGAATGGATGGCCCCCGGCCAAGGATGAAGCGATCATGGCGTTGGAATATGCGAACGAATATCCCGACATCCTGTCGCGTCCGACCGGCGGGCTTGTCCCTTCCGATCGCCCCCTTGTCCGGGGGGCGGCATTGACAGAGCGGGACGGCAAGCCAGATTGTGTGTGTGGCGGCGCGTTCCTTCGGGATCCGGCGACGGTTTCCCTGGAGGATTGCGAACGTGTGTAGTGTAGGACGCTTGCTGTCCCGACCGGTCGTCGTCTGATCGGTCTGAATTGGGCTGAGTATTCCGTTTTTTGTTTTTGTGACAGCCCGGCACGATACAGCGGGGGCGGAGAAATCCGCCCCCGCTGTCGCCTTTACAGATAATCGCCGCGTTGCAGGCCGTATTTCGCCATCTTTTCGTTCAGCGTCCGGCGCGGCAGGCACAATTCGTCCATCACCCCGGCGATGCTGCCCTTGTGGCGGCGCATGGTGTTGTCGATCAGCATCTTTTCGAAGCTTTCGACATATTCCTTGAGCGGCTTTCCTTCGGTCGTGGTGGCCTGCTGGTTGTCGTCGCCATCCGCCATCAGAAGGGACGCGATCGACCCCGACCCACGCCGGTTCTGCAAGACGGCGCGTTCGGCCACGTTGATCAGCTGGCGGATATTGCCGGGCCAGGGGGCCTGCAAAAGCTGGGCTGCCTCTTGCGCGCTGACCTGCGGGGGTTCGCAGCCGTATTCCTCGGAGAATTGCTCGGTCATGCGGGTGAACAGCGACAGGATGTCCTCGCCCCGCGCGCGCAGCGGCGGCAGGGTGATCTTCAGCGCGGACAGGCGATAGAACAGGTCGGGACGCAGCGAATCCTCGGCCTTGCGGCCCTCGCCGCGGGCGTTGGAAATGGCGATGATCCGGGTTTCCGCAGGGGTGCCGCCGTCGCTGATGAAGGCCAGCAAGCGGGCTTGCAGCGGTTCGGACAGCGCCTCGATATCCTCCAGGCACAGGGTGCCGCCACGCGCCTCCTCGACCGCCGGGATGCCGTCCTCCAGCGGGCCGAACAGGCGGGCCGACAGCGCCTCGTCGTTATAGGCGGCGCAGGACACGGGCACGAATTTCTTGGACGCGCGCGGCCCCACGGCGTGCAGCGCATGGGCCACCAGCGTCTTGCCGGTCCCCGTCTCTCCGTCGATCAGCACATGGCCGTCGGCCTGGCCCAGATCCAGGATATCCTCGCGCAGGCGTTCCATCACCGGGCTGGCGCCGATCAGCTTGGACATGACCTGCTGGCCTTCGGACAGGTCGCGGCGCAGCGCGCGGTTGTCCAGCGTCATCCGCCGCATCTGCGTGGCCTTCTTGGCCAGCGCCGTCATCTTGTCGGGGTTGAAGGGCTTTTCCATGAAATCCATGGCCCCCAGGCGCATCGCCTCGACCGCCATGGGCACGTCGCCATGGCCGGTGATCAGGATCACCGGCAGGCCCGAATCCAGCCCCATCAGGCGCTTGAGGAAGGCGATGCCGTCCATGCCGGGCATTCGGATGTCGCTGACGACGATGCCGGGCCAGTCGGCCCCGATCACCTTCAGCGCATCTTCCGCACTGGGATAGGTTTCGGTTTCGAACCCGGACAGGACCAGCCACTGGCTGACGGATTCCCGCATGTCTGGTTCGTCGTCGACAATCGCAATCTTCAGTTTGCGGGACATTGGGTCTTCCTCTCTCGAACATTCATTCGGCGGCCAGCGGCTGCGCGTCCTGCCTTGGCTTCAACAGCGGCAGTTCGACGGCAAACACGGCGCCTTCGTCTTCGTTATGGGCGGTCAGACGGCCACCGAAATCGGCCATGATACTGGACGATATGGCAAGGCCCAGCCCCGTCCCCTCGCCCGGCTTCTTGGTGGTCCAGAACGGCTCGAACAGCTTTTCCAGATCGGAAATGCCCGGCCCGTTGTCGCGCACCAGCACATAGGCATGGGCGCCGGTTTCCACGGTGATCTCGATCCGCGCGTCGCGACGCTCGCGCACGGCATCGACGGCGTTGCGCAGCAGGTTGATGATCACCTGTTCCAGCCGGATGCGGTCGGCCATCACCATCACCGGTCGACGCGGCAGGTTGCGGATCACGCGAATGGTGCGGCCGCGCAACTGCGGCTCCATCATGGTCAGGGCGCTGCTGACGGCGGCGCGCAGATCCACCGGCTCCACCGCCTCGCCGCCCTTGCGGGCATAGGATTTCAGCTGCCGGGTGATCGCGCCCATCCGTTCGATCAGGTCGTCGATCCGCTGGAAGCTGGACAGCGCCTCCTCGGCCCGGCCGCGCTGCAACAACAGCCGCGCGCCCGCCAGATAGGTCTTCATCGCGGCCAGCGGCTGGTTCAGTTCGTGGCTGACGCCCGCCGACATTTCCCCAAGCGCCGCCAGTTTCGAGCTTTGCTGAACGGTCTGTTCGGCGACACGCAATTCCTTCTGCATCCGCTCGCGTTCCGCGATCTCTCGGGTCAGGCGCATGTTCAGCGCGCGCAGATCGGCCGATTCGCGCATATAGGCGACCGATTGGCTGCGCGCCCGGCGCGACAGGGCATAGAACGTCCCGGCCAGCAGGATGGCGAAGCCCATGATCTCCAGCGCCAGGACGGCGTTGACCTGTTCGCGCACGGACGCATAGGTGGTAAAGCTGATCATCCGCCAGCCGCGGAACGGGATCCGCGTCTCGGCCTGCATGACGGCGCGGCCCTGGACATAGGCGTCCACGGGGGTCGCGGTCCAGTCGGCCGTCACCTGGAAGGCCCGCTGGATGGCCGAGGGCGCGTCGCGCACCGCAAGCGCCTCGGGCATGGTCAGGCCGCGCCAGCGCGGTTCGGTCGCCAGGATGATGTTGCCTTCGCTGTCGGTGACGGCCACCGCGTCGGAAATCCCCGCCCAGGACCGTTCCAGCCGCGACAGGTCGGCGCCGACGACGATCACGCCCAAGGTCTTGCCGTCGGCCACCACCGCGCGGGAATAGGTGAACTCATGGGCGCCGCTGGCCTGGTTGGCGACGGTAAAGACCGTGTCCCGCGACCGCAGCGCCTCGACATAGAAGGGCGACAGGACGTTGTTGGTGCCAAGCTGATACCGGTCGGTCGACCCCACCGTGCGCCCCGACGCATCCAAGAGCCGGATCGAGGCCGCGCCGATCTCTTTCTGCGCCGCCATCAGCCGGGCCGAGGTGGACGAGAAATCGTTGCTGTTCAACGACCCGATCAGCGCCGGATCGCGGGCCAGCAGCAGCGGCACCACCGCCGTGCGCTGCAATTCCGACAACAGGTTGCCGGTATACAGCGCCAGCCGCAATTCGGACCGGACACGGGTGTTTTCGGAAAAACGCGCGGTCAGCCAGGCATTCGTGGTCCAGATCGAGGCGATCGCGACGACGAAGATCAGCGCGACGGCGATGCGCAGCCACCACGGGTTGCCCGGTTGGGACAGCCGCGGGCGCCAACGCTCTGACTCGCTTTCCTCGATCACCGATAATGTCCGGCCATGTTGCACAACTGCCGCACTCTAGGCGCAGACGCGCGGACGCTCAAGTCAGGCGTTGACAAGCCCGCCCACCAGCGAACGAAACAGCGCCGCGCCATCGGTCCCGCCAAGCGCCGGATCGGCGGCGCGTTCGGGATGCGGCATCATTCCCAGCACGCGGCGGTTTTCGGACAGCACTCCGGCGATGTCGGCGACCGATCCGTTGATCGCCGGGCCATAGGTGAAGGCGATGCGGTCCCCGTCGCGCAGGGCTGCCAGCCCTTGCGGGGCGATCTGATAGTTGCCGTCATGATGGGCGACGGGAATGGCGATCCGCTGGCCCTTTTCGTATCCGGCGGTGAAATCGCTGTCGGTTGTCGCCACCTCCAGCACCGCCGTCCTGCACAGAAAGGTCAGCCCGCTATTGCGCATCAGCGCGCCCGGCAGCAGGCCCAGCTCGGTCAGCACCTGGAAACCGTTGCAGATCCCCAGCACATGGCCGCCGCGTTCCGCATGGCGCCGCAAGGCCCCGGCAATCGGCGATTGCGCCGCGATGGCCCCGCAGCGCAGGTAATCGCCAAAGGAAAACCCGCCCGGCACGGCGACCAGATCGGTGCCGTCGGGCAGCGCGTCGTCCTTGTGCCAGACGCGCGTCACCTGCGCCCCGGCCTGGTCAAGCGCCACGGCCAGATCGCGGTCGCAATTCGATCCGGGAAAGGTGATGACGGCGGCTTTCATGGGATTGCTCCTGCTGAGGATCGCCACGGGACATAGCGCAGCTTGGCCCCCGAAGAAAGGGGGCGTTGCCCCCGTCCCTGCGGGACTCCTCCAGGATATTTGGGCCAAAGTGAAGCAGCCTTTCACTTTGGTCCAAATATCCCCGCCGGAGGCAAGAAAAGGGCCGGGCGAATGCCCGGCCCGCTTCCCTCCATCAGGCCAGCGCCTTGTTCAGGTATTCGTCGACCTTTTCCAGATAGCCCATCGTGGTCAGCCATTTCTGGTCCGGCCCGACCAGCAGCGCCAGATCCTTGGTCATGTGGCCGTCCTCGACCGCCTGCACGGTCACGCGCTCCAGCGTCTCGGCGAAGTTCAACAGTTGCGCATTGTCGTCCAGCTTGGCGCGGTGCTTCAGGCCGCCCGTCCAGGCAAAGATCGACGCGATGGAGTTGGTCGAGGTCTGGTTGCCCTTCTGATGCTCGCGGTAATGGCGCGTCACGGTGCCGTGTGCCGCCTCGGCCTCGACGGTCTTTCCATCGGGCGTCATCAGCACCGAGGTCATCAGGCCGAGCGACCCGAAGCCCTGGGCCACGGTATCGGACTGCACGTCGCCATCATAGTTCTTGCAGGCCCAGACATAGCCGCCCGACCATTTCAGGTTCGACGCCACCATGTCGTCGATCAGCCGGTGTTCATAGGTGATCCCGGCCTTCTTGAACCGGTCGGCGAATTCCTCGTCGAAGACCTGCTGGAACAGATCCTTGAAGCGGCCGTCATAGGCTTTCAGGATGGTGTTCTTGGTCGACAGATAGACCGGATAGCCCCGGTTCAGGCCATAGTTCAGCGAGGCGCGGGCGAAATCGCGGATCGAATCGTCCAAGTTGTACATGGCCATCGCCACGCCCGAGGACGGCGCGTCGAACACGTCGTGTTCGATGGTTTCGCCATCCTCGCCGACGAACCTGATGGTCAGCTTGCCCTTGCCGGGAAAGCGGAAATCGGTGGCCTTGTACTGGTCGCCGAAGGCGTGGCGGCCGACGATCACCGGCTTGGTCCAGTGCGGAACCAGGCGCGGGACGTTCTGGCAGATGATCGGCTCGCGGAAGATCACGCCGCCCAGGATGTTGCGGATCGTGCCGTTGGGCGATTTCCACATCTTCTTCAGGCCGAATTCCTCGACCCGCTGTTCGTCGGGGGTGATGGTCGCGCATTTCACGCCGACGCCGTATTGCTTGATGGCGTTGGCCGCGTCGATGGTGACCTGATCCTCGGTCCGGTCGCGTTCCTCGATGCCCAGGTCGTAATATTTCAGATCCACGTCCAGATAGGGCAGGATCAGCTTCTGCTTGATGAAGTCCCAGATGATCCGGGTCATCTCGTCGCCGTCAAGCTCGACGACGGGGTTGGCTACCTTGATCTTCGACATGGGCATTCCCTTTGGCGTTGGATTCGGCTGCCGCTATAGCCGGGAAAGCCGCGAAAGGAAAGAATGTATGCAGCGGTATGCAATTCTCACAAGGGCGAATCGCCCTATCCCGGACCGCTGGCGGTTGGCGATGCCGCAGGATTCCTATCCCGGCGGGCTGACGGTCAGCCCAGGAAGTCCCGCACGCGCGGGCGCAGCCAGTCCCACAAGGCGGGCGCGCCCAAGGTGATCCTGCCGCCCACGCGCGATTCGAGATCGGCGAAGGTGACGCCATAATCCACCCAGCCGATGCCGCCCGACCCAAGGTTCTGGATGACCGGCTGGCAGCGGTCCAGGGCCTTGGCGAACACCGCGTCGGGCGTCGCGGCGGCCTCGAATTCCTGCCA contains:
- a CDS encoding NADP-dependent isocitrate dehydrogenase translates to MSKIKVANPVVELDGDEMTRIIWDFIKQKLILPYLDVDLKYYDLGIEERDRTEDQVTIDAANAIKQYGVGVKCATITPDEQRVEEFGLKKMWKSPNGTIRNILGGVIFREPIICQNVPRLVPHWTKPVIVGRHAFGDQYKATDFRFPGKGKLTIRFVGEDGETIEHDVFDAPSSGVAMAMYNLDDSIRDFARASLNYGLNRGYPVYLSTKNTILKAYDGRFKDLFQQVFDEEFADRFKKAGITYEHRLIDDMVASNLKWSGGYVWACKNYDGDVQSDTVAQGFGSLGLMTSVLMTPDGKTVEAEAAHGTVTRHYREHQKGNQTSTNSIASIFAWTGGLKHRAKLDDNAQLLNFAETLERVTVQAVEDGHMTKDLALLVGPDQKWLTTMGYLEKVDEYLNKALA